CGACATGGGCGTCAACCCAACCAAAGGCAAGAAGCTCGACAACATGCGTGCTTCGGGCAAAGACGAAACCATCGCCCTGGTCCCACCTGTTCGCTTCACCCTGGAACAGGCCCTGGAATTCATCCAGGACGACGAGCTGTGCGAAGTCACGCCTAAGTCGATCCGCCTGCGTAAGAAGATCCTGGACGAAGGCGAGCGTACCCGCGCTGCCAAGAAAGCCAAGAACTGAGTTAACTCAGGCTGAATGAAAAACGCCCCCGGTCGAAAGGCCGGGGGCGTTTTTTTTGCCTGCAATTTGTGTTGTGCGGGCTCTTGTAGTGAGCGGGCTTGCCCCGCGCTGGGTGGCGAAGCCACCCCAAATCCAGGCACCTGAGTTTTATCTGGAAAAATGCAGAGACCGGGTTAGGGCCGCTTCGCAGCCCAGCGCGGGGCAAGCCCGCTCACCACAACAAGCCCGCTCACTACAAGGTTGTGATCAGAACTTGTCGAGGGTCTTGAACTTGGTCTCGCGCACCACTTCCTTCGGCTTGTACGCGCAATACCCCGGGCGCGGCCCGATCTTCGGGTGGTTGCGGCAAGTATCCGGGCGCTTGTCATAAATAGTGCAGAAGCGCGTCTTACGATCCAGGTACAGGCAGTCGTTGTTGCTCATGCGCTGCAGGGTAAAAATCTCGGATTTGTTGTTGTAGCGCTCGACGATGCCTTCCTTCTGCAACCGCTTGGCGATGTTCTTCGGCGGGTCGCCGCGCTCGAATTCATCGACGATGCCAATGCGGATCAGGTCCTTGATCTTCACCTCAACCGGCAGCGTGCAGCAGCTGGACACGCAGCCGCCGCACATATGGGCGGAATATTTCTGCCAAGTCTCGAGACGGTCGAGTTCCGCGGCGGCGATCAGTTGAGGCTTCATCGGGGTTCCAAAAGGTGGGGCTGTATCCGGGCGCGCGATCATACCGGGATTGGTGGTTTTTTGAACAATATTTTGCGTATTTCAGCTCAAAGGCTGGACATGGGCCGATCGGGCACGACCCCTGCATCAAATGCCTGTAAAGGTGAATGAGTTAAAAAACTGCCGAACCAGAGCGTCTACCGTCTGTCAGACCGACTAGGCTCTAGCAACTCTTTCAATCTCGCCCGAGGTCACACCGATGTCTCAGGAACCGCTTGCACGAGAAGCAGAGGTAGCCGCATTCCGCGATGCTGTCTTGACCAAACTCACCTACGCGGTGGGCAAAGACCCGGACCATGCCTTCGACCATGACTGGTTCGAAGCCATTGCCTTGGCCGCCCGCGACCAGATGGTCGACCACTGGATGGATCACACGCGGCGTATCTACCGCAAAGGCCAGAAGCGGGTTTATTACCTCTCCCTGGAATTCCTTATCGGCCGCCTGCTCTACGACAGCCTGAGCAACCTCGGCGTGCTGGAGATCGCTCGCGAAGCCTTGTCCGAGCTGGGTGTGGACCTCGAACGCATTCGCCTGCTGGAGCCCGACGCGGCGCTTGGCAACGGCGGCCTCGGCCGTCTGGCCGCGTGCTTTATGGAAAGCATGTCGACCTTGGGCATTGCCGGCCATGGTTATGGCATTCGTTATGAGCACGGCTTGTTCCGCCAGGCGATTGTCGATGGCTGGCAGCAGGAACAGACCGAACGCTGGCTGGATTTCGGCAACCCGTGGGAATTCGAGCGGGCCGAGGTGATTTACCCGATTGGCTTTGGCGGCAGCGTCGAGACCCTGCCGGATGCCTCCGGCAAGCTGATCCAAGTGTGGACGCCC
This genomic window from Pseudomonas marginalis contains:
- a CDS encoding YkgJ family cysteine cluster protein codes for the protein MKPQLIAAAELDRLETWQKYSAHMCGGCVSSCCTLPVEVKIKDLIRIGIVDEFERGDPPKNIAKRLQKEGIVERYNNKSEIFTLQRMSNNDCLYLDRKTRFCTIYDKRPDTCRNHPKIGPRPGYCAYKPKEVVRETKFKTLDKF